One region of Parambassis ranga chromosome 21, fParRan2.1, whole genome shotgun sequence genomic DNA includes:
- the slc38a11 gene encoding putative sodium-coupled neutral amino acid transporter 11 translates to MAQQNEEGTALLSSQKSTRDSRGSMISASFNFINSIIGSGIIGLPYALNQAGLPFGLLLLVAVGFITDYSIILLIRGGILSGTNSYQSLVQSTFGLPGFLVLSALQFLYPFIAMISYNITFGDTLTKVFQRIPGVGPNHLLAERHFVIILITVVFTLPLSLYRNIEKLGKVSLLSMVLTVTILIIVIIRAATLGPQIPPTEDAWVFAKWNAIQAVGVMSFAFICHHNSFLIYGSLERPTLANWTQVTHISVGSALIISAVFAVAGYATFTGYTQGDIFENYCRDDNLATFGRFCFGLSIITTFPLECFVTREVISNVICSRNLSKLEHVGLTVLIVAVCTSISLGYDCLGVVLELNGALSATPLIFIIPSACFLKLSSGRWFQGENLIPTMLIIMGLFVMITGLTMTGLYRQDCLHGVEMFYCTDANVSSTVQPV, encoded by the exons ATGGCTCAGCAG AATGAAGAAGGGACCGCACTCCTCTCATCACAAAAATCTACAAGAGACTCCAGAGGGTCGATGATTTCTGCGTCTTTTAACTTCATCAACTCCATCATAGGATCTGGAATCATAG GTTTACCGTACGCCCTGAACCAGGCGGGGCTCCCCTTCGGCCTTCTTCTTTTGGTAGCTGTTGGATTCATTACAG ACTACTCAATCATCCTGCTAATTAGAGGAGGGATCCTGTCAGGGACAAACAGCTATCAGTCACTGGTACAAAGCACGTTCGGTCTCCCTGGATTCCTGGTTTTATCTGCTCTACAGTTCCTCTATCCTTTTATTG CTATGATCAGTTATAACATCACCTTTGGGGACACACTGACTAAAGTATTTCAGAGAATACCTGGAG ttggtCCCAATCACTTACTAGCAGAGCGTCACTTTGTTATCATACTGATAACGGTGGTTTTCACACTGCCTCTGTCACTTTATCGAAACATAGAGAAACTCGGGAAG GTGTCCTTACTATCGATGGTGCTGACAGTCACCATCCTCATCATTGTAATCATCAGAGCAGCTACCCTTGGACCCCAAAT CCCGCCTACAGAGGATGCATGGGTCTTTGCAAAGTGGAATGCAATTCAGGCAGTCGGGGTCATGTCTTTTG CTTTTATATGCCACCACAACAGCTTTCTCATCTATGGATCTCTTGAGCGGCCTACATTAGCTAACTGGACTCAGGTCACCCACATCTCTGTGGGCTCAGCATTAATCATCAGCGCTGTATTTGCTGTCGCCGGCTATGCAACCTTCACCGGCTACACACAAG GAGACATATTTGAGAACTACTGCAGAGACGATAACTTGGCGACATTTGGTCGCTTCTGCTTTGGCCTCAGCATAATAACCACATTTCCCCTGGAGTGTTTTGTTACACGAGAG GTGATATCAAATGTTATTTGCAGTCGTAACCTCTCCAAGCTTGAACATGTGGGCCTCACCGTCCTCATAGTGGCAGTCTGCACATCCATTTCTTTGGGCTATGACTGTCTGGGAGTTGTTTTGGAGCTGAAT GGAGCTCTGAGCGCCACACCTCTGATCTTCATCATACCGTCTGCATGTTTCCTCAAACTCTCCTCTGGCCGCTGGTTCCAGGGTGAAAATCTGATACCCACCATGTTGATAATAATGGGCCTCTTTGTCATGATCACTGGTTTGACCATGACCGGCCTTTATCGTCAGGACTGTTTACATGGTGTGGAAATGTTCTACTGCACGGACGCCAATGTCTCTAGCACTGTACAACCTGTATGA
- the cobll1b gene encoding cordon-bleu protein-like 1b isoform X1 has protein sequence MEAGSRCELYSCPTDFHKPMSLVMDDHGSPSHPRSSSGLRVSTKSKAPSPPGLKKLDSPGFSQWYPGNPHLTMDQKENLIDKELSLTVVLPGGVEKMTVVHGSKPLMDLLVTLCATYHLNPSGHTLELVTANKNNIKLKPNALIGTLDAEKIILKPKGEDKNKKAGPQMPEATVRMVINYKKTQKTILRVNPRVPLSELLPAICEKCEFDVDTTVLLKDVQSLSPLDLSSSLNDYAIREVYARDMKGPASPVCPGSPSYAGTVMPGKDKNQKEKENKGLFSKFRKSKKKAEQPTAASAPASPVLMSKQRPLSMALPSSNSSPLGSPTFPTDVPKKRRAPPPPLLVSQSGSSELSPRRRIHSEPSSQLDGDQMAGLSRGSSAESSLKRTKRKAPPPPTSPSAAVLESVPLEDSLQVAAAAKTLEEIMEQEETTASSMSVTASNTQGEDSSLNMSPDVSLHSPSPDFETQSTMSVEGSGEDQSCDLSSDGKQLQSTLDDSATLSKTEAADNNSGSFQVESAHPICEESTTDSTEGDCRSAPPSLPPPVMQDAEAQASVQANTETPGEWIDRLESAVATSTSRPAGEDAQVQTDFTQLPVQPQQAVGEVSSSANVPSFDSAGKKDMGTSTEELGPPDLKHASPHTLETSSCQDSTASAPATKKAAPVYTTDSEPKPKPSNELTRDYIPKVGMTTYTIVPQKSMEKLRYFEVALTLEAPPGAPEEGLNVGSLQLDESTEQSRHTAVSKETSELPSTLPREDVPTSTTTTTTTQHTVNGSIPESTLSSSPSLHSSDDKISSSTDGASQAGSPADVKEIKIPPATKPKPGSFRLTQHKKTPGYYVTSAAEKSLCANPSPGLRETQEGAQRANLPPPPPPPSVQCQEETAEATNIQLSPKQPDKNIPFTRMTRQSSLPCREPSVGLSLEKLRSFAAPRPYSPTTPSRFAQAVSSAVKRSQSLSHGPKSPHSPVSPPVSPITSHSWVMESKGLSNLKDCEDLDSDDPTPQTETTEPPSFSAEMGPESSL, from the exons ATGGAAGCTGGCAGCCGCTGCGAACTGTATTCATG TCCGACGGATTTCCATAAACCGATGAGTTTAGTCATGGATGATCATGGGTCGCCGTCCCATCCTCGGAGTTCCTCTGGATTAAG GGTGTCGACCAAAAGCAAAGCACCATCCCCGCCTGGACTAAAGAAGCTGGATTCCCCAGGTTTTTCCCAGTGGTACCCAGGAAACCCTCATTTAACCATGGACCAGAAGGAGAACCTTATTGATAAAGAGCTCTCTCTGACTGTGGTTCTACCTGGTGGAGTGGAAAAGATGACCGTGGTTCATGGAAG caAACCTCTAATGGACCTATTAGTCACTCTATGTGCAACGTACCACCTGAACCCATCAGGCCACACCTTGGAACTGGTCACTGCCAACAAGAACAACATTAAGCTCAAACCCAATGCTCTCATAGGAACTCTGGATGCAGAGAAAATCATACTCAAACCTAAAGGGGAGGATAAAAATAAGAAGGCGGGTCCTCAGATGCCCGAG GCTACTGTCCGGATGGTGATAAACTACAAAAAGACTCAGAAAACAATATTACGAGTAAACCCTCGAGTTCCCCTCTCTGAACTTTTACCTGCAATCTGTGAGAAATGTGAATTTGATGTGGACACTACAGTTCTGTTGAAAGATGTCCAGTCGCTGTCCCCTTTGGATTTGTCCAGTTCTCTAAATGATTACGCAATACGGGAGGTTTATGCAAGAGATATGAAAG GACCTGCTTCTCCTGTGTGTCCAGGCTCTCCATCATATGCAG GCACAGTCATGCCAGGCAAAGATAAAaatcagaaagagaaagaaaacaaagggcTCTTCAGCAAGTTCAGGAAAAGCAAGAAAAAGGCTGAGCAG CCGACTGCAGCCAGTGCTCCAGCTTCTCCTGTGCTTATGAGCAAGCAGCGTCCACTCAGCATGGCCTTACCCAGCTCAAATTCGTCTCCGCTCGGCTCACCCACGTTCCCCACGGATGTGCCAAAGAAGAGACGTGCGCCCCCGCCTCCGCTCCTTGTGTCTCAGAGCGGCTCCTCAGAACTCAGCCCCCGCCGGAGGATCCACTCTGAACCTAGCTCCCAGCTGGACGGAGATCAG ATGGCTGGTTTGAGTCGTGGGTCCTCTGCTGAGTCCTCGCTAAAGAGGACCAAACGCAAAGCTCCTCCGCCCCCCACATCTCCAAGTGCTGCTGTCCTAGAATCTGTTCCACTAGAGGACAGTTTGCAAG TGGCTGCAGCAGCCAAGACACTGGAGGAAAttatggagcaggaggagactACTGCGTCCTCAATGTCTGTAACTGCTAGTAATACCCAGGGAGAGGACAGCAGCCTCAACATGTCGCCTGATGTGTCTTTACATTCCCCATCCCCAGACTTTGAGACACAGAGCACCATGTCAGTGGAGGGCAGTGGGGAAGATCAGTCTTGTGATCTGTCCTCAGATGGCAA GCAGTTGCAGAGCACACTGGATGATTCTGCAACTCTGAGCAAAACTGAAGCGGCAGATAACA ATAGTGGTTCATTTCAAGTTGAAAGCGCACATCCCATCTGTGAAGAGTCTACAACTGACAGCACTGAAGGGGACTGCAGGTCTGCTCCTCCCAGCCTCCCTCCGCCTGTAATGCAGGATGCAGAGGCACAGGCCTCTGTTCAAGCAAACACTGAAACCCCTGGGGAATGGATTGACAGGTTGGAGAGTGCTGTGGCCACCAGCACATCACGCCCCGCTGGAGAAGATGCGCAAGTGCAAACAGACTTCACACAGCTCCCTGTGCAGCCACAACAAGCTGTGGGTGAAGTGTCCTCATCAGCAAATGTGCCTTCCTTTGACTCAGCGGGGAAAAAAGACATGGGCACTTCAACAGAAGAGCTGGGACCCCCTGACCTCAAACATGCCTCACCCCACACCTTAGAGACCTCATCATGCCAAGACTCAACAGCAAGTGCCCCTGCCACAAAAAAGGCAGCACCTGTGTATACCACAGACTCTGAGCCAAAGCCGAAGCCTTCCAACGAACTGACAAGGGATTACATCCCCAAGGTGGGGATGACAACATACACTATTGTGCCTCAGAAATCTATGGAGAAGCTGAGATATTTTGAAGTTGCACTGACACTGGAGGcgcctcctggagctccagaaGAGGGACTTAATGTTGGTTCTCTTCAGTTAGACGAgagtacagaacagagcagacaTACAGCAGTCTCAAAAGAAACCAGTGAGCTGCCTTCAACTTTACCCAGGGAAGACGTACCTACTagcactactactactactacaactcAACACACTGTTAATGGAAGTATACCTGAATCCACTCTTTCCTCATCACCAAGTTTACATAGCTCAGATGACAAGATCTCCTCCTCAACTGATGGGGCATCTCAAGCAGGTTCACCTGCAGACGTCAAGGAGATAAAAATTCCACCCGCAACTAAACCTAAGCCTGGTTCTTTCCGCTTGacacagcacaaaaaaacacctggGTATTATGTaacttcagcagcagagaaaagtcTTTGTGCCAATCCTTCCCCTGGCCTGAGGGAGACTCAAGAAGGAGCACAGAGAGCAAACTtaccaccccctcctcctccaccttctgtgCAGTGTCAAGAGGAAACAGCAGAGGCCACTAACATTCAGCTGAGCCCTAAACAGCCTGACAAGAATATACCCTTCACGCGAATGACGAGGCAAAGTAGTCTGCCATGTAGAGAGCCAAGTGTGGGGCTGAGCTTGGAAAAATTAAGAAGCTTCGCAGCTCCTCGGCCGTATTCTCCTACAACCCCATCCCGCTTCGCCCAGGCCGTGTCCTCTGCTGTGAAAAGGAGCCAGTCCTTATCCCATGGGCCAAAGTCACCTCACTCCCCTGTGTCACCACCTGTCTCTCCAATTACAAGTCACTCATGGGTCATGGAGTCAAAAGGATTAAGTAATCTCAAG GACTGTGAAGATTTGGACAGCGATGACCCCACTCCGCAGACCGAAACGACAGAACCGCCATCTTTTAGTGCTGAAATGGGCCCTGAGAGCAGCCTGTAG
- the cobll1b gene encoding cordon-bleu protein-like 1b isoform X2, translating to MDQKENLIDKELSLTVVLPGGVEKMTVVHGSKPLMDLLVTLCATYHLNPSGHTLELVTANKNNIKLKPNALIGTLDAEKIILKPKGEDKNKKAGPQMPEATVRMVINYKKTQKTILRVNPRVPLSELLPAICEKCEFDVDTTVLLKDVQSLSPLDLSSSLNDYAIREVYARDMKGPASPVCPGSPSYAGTVMPGKDKNQKEKENKGLFSKFRKSKKKAEQPTAASAPASPVLMSKQRPLSMALPSSNSSPLGSPTFPTDVPKKRRAPPPPLLVSQSGSSELSPRRRIHSEPSSQLDGDQMAGLSRGSSAESSLKRTKRKAPPPPTSPSAAVLESVPLEDSLQVAAAAKTLEEIMEQEETTASSMSVTASNTQGEDSSLNMSPDVSLHSPSPDFETQSTMSVEGSGEDQSCDLSSDGKQLQSTLDDSATLSKTEAADNNSGSFQVESAHPICEESTTDSTEGDCRSAPPSLPPPVMQDAEAQASVQANTETPGEWIDRLESAVATSTSRPAGEDAQVQTDFTQLPVQPQQAVGEVSSSANVPSFDSAGKKDMGTSTEELGPPDLKHASPHTLETSSCQDSTASAPATKKAAPVYTTDSEPKPKPSNELTRDYIPKVGMTTYTIVPQKSMEKLRYFEVALTLEAPPGAPEEGLNVGSLQLDESTEQSRHTAVSKETSELPSTLPREDVPTSTTTTTTTQHTVNGSIPESTLSSSPSLHSSDDKISSSTDGASQAGSPADVKEIKIPPATKPKPGSFRLTQHKKTPGYYVTSAAEKSLCANPSPGLRETQEGAQRANLPPPPPPPSVQCQEETAEATNIQLSPKQPDKNIPFTRMTRQSSLPCREPSVGLSLEKLRSFAAPRPYSPTTPSRFAQAVSSAVKRSQSLSHGPKSPHSPVSPPVSPITSHSWVMESKGLSNLKDCEDLDSDDPTPQTETTEPPSFSAEMGPESSL from the exons ATGGACCAGAAGGAGAACCTTATTGATAAAGAGCTCTCTCTGACTGTGGTTCTACCTGGTGGAGTGGAAAAGATGACCGTGGTTCATGGAAG caAACCTCTAATGGACCTATTAGTCACTCTATGTGCAACGTACCACCTGAACCCATCAGGCCACACCTTGGAACTGGTCACTGCCAACAAGAACAACATTAAGCTCAAACCCAATGCTCTCATAGGAACTCTGGATGCAGAGAAAATCATACTCAAACCTAAAGGGGAGGATAAAAATAAGAAGGCGGGTCCTCAGATGCCCGAG GCTACTGTCCGGATGGTGATAAACTACAAAAAGACTCAGAAAACAATATTACGAGTAAACCCTCGAGTTCCCCTCTCTGAACTTTTACCTGCAATCTGTGAGAAATGTGAATTTGATGTGGACACTACAGTTCTGTTGAAAGATGTCCAGTCGCTGTCCCCTTTGGATTTGTCCAGTTCTCTAAATGATTACGCAATACGGGAGGTTTATGCAAGAGATATGAAAG GACCTGCTTCTCCTGTGTGTCCAGGCTCTCCATCATATGCAG GCACAGTCATGCCAGGCAAAGATAAAaatcagaaagagaaagaaaacaaagggcTCTTCAGCAAGTTCAGGAAAAGCAAGAAAAAGGCTGAGCAG CCGACTGCAGCCAGTGCTCCAGCTTCTCCTGTGCTTATGAGCAAGCAGCGTCCACTCAGCATGGCCTTACCCAGCTCAAATTCGTCTCCGCTCGGCTCACCCACGTTCCCCACGGATGTGCCAAAGAAGAGACGTGCGCCCCCGCCTCCGCTCCTTGTGTCTCAGAGCGGCTCCTCAGAACTCAGCCCCCGCCGGAGGATCCACTCTGAACCTAGCTCCCAGCTGGACGGAGATCAG ATGGCTGGTTTGAGTCGTGGGTCCTCTGCTGAGTCCTCGCTAAAGAGGACCAAACGCAAAGCTCCTCCGCCCCCCACATCTCCAAGTGCTGCTGTCCTAGAATCTGTTCCACTAGAGGACAGTTTGCAAG TGGCTGCAGCAGCCAAGACACTGGAGGAAAttatggagcaggaggagactACTGCGTCCTCAATGTCTGTAACTGCTAGTAATACCCAGGGAGAGGACAGCAGCCTCAACATGTCGCCTGATGTGTCTTTACATTCCCCATCCCCAGACTTTGAGACACAGAGCACCATGTCAGTGGAGGGCAGTGGGGAAGATCAGTCTTGTGATCTGTCCTCAGATGGCAA GCAGTTGCAGAGCACACTGGATGATTCTGCAACTCTGAGCAAAACTGAAGCGGCAGATAACA ATAGTGGTTCATTTCAAGTTGAAAGCGCACATCCCATCTGTGAAGAGTCTACAACTGACAGCACTGAAGGGGACTGCAGGTCTGCTCCTCCCAGCCTCCCTCCGCCTGTAATGCAGGATGCAGAGGCACAGGCCTCTGTTCAAGCAAACACTGAAACCCCTGGGGAATGGATTGACAGGTTGGAGAGTGCTGTGGCCACCAGCACATCACGCCCCGCTGGAGAAGATGCGCAAGTGCAAACAGACTTCACACAGCTCCCTGTGCAGCCACAACAAGCTGTGGGTGAAGTGTCCTCATCAGCAAATGTGCCTTCCTTTGACTCAGCGGGGAAAAAAGACATGGGCACTTCAACAGAAGAGCTGGGACCCCCTGACCTCAAACATGCCTCACCCCACACCTTAGAGACCTCATCATGCCAAGACTCAACAGCAAGTGCCCCTGCCACAAAAAAGGCAGCACCTGTGTATACCACAGACTCTGAGCCAAAGCCGAAGCCTTCCAACGAACTGACAAGGGATTACATCCCCAAGGTGGGGATGACAACATACACTATTGTGCCTCAGAAATCTATGGAGAAGCTGAGATATTTTGAAGTTGCACTGACACTGGAGGcgcctcctggagctccagaaGAGGGACTTAATGTTGGTTCTCTTCAGTTAGACGAgagtacagaacagagcagacaTACAGCAGTCTCAAAAGAAACCAGTGAGCTGCCTTCAACTTTACCCAGGGAAGACGTACCTACTagcactactactactactacaactcAACACACTGTTAATGGAAGTATACCTGAATCCACTCTTTCCTCATCACCAAGTTTACATAGCTCAGATGACAAGATCTCCTCCTCAACTGATGGGGCATCTCAAGCAGGTTCACCTGCAGACGTCAAGGAGATAAAAATTCCACCCGCAACTAAACCTAAGCCTGGTTCTTTCCGCTTGacacagcacaaaaaaacacctggGTATTATGTaacttcagcagcagagaaaagtcTTTGTGCCAATCCTTCCCCTGGCCTGAGGGAGACTCAAGAAGGAGCACAGAGAGCAAACTtaccaccccctcctcctccaccttctgtgCAGTGTCAAGAGGAAACAGCAGAGGCCACTAACATTCAGCTGAGCCCTAAACAGCCTGACAAGAATATACCCTTCACGCGAATGACGAGGCAAAGTAGTCTGCCATGTAGAGAGCCAAGTGTGGGGCTGAGCTTGGAAAAATTAAGAAGCTTCGCAGCTCCTCGGCCGTATTCTCCTACAACCCCATCCCGCTTCGCCCAGGCCGTGTCCTCTGCTGTGAAAAGGAGCCAGTCCTTATCCCATGGGCCAAAGTCACCTCACTCCCCTGTGTCACCACCTGTCTCTCCAATTACAAGTCACTCATGGGTCATGGAGTCAAAAGGATTAAGTAATCTCAAG GACTGTGAAGATTTGGACAGCGATGACCCCACTCCGCAGACCGAAACGACAGAACCGCCATCTTTTAGTGCTGAAATGGGCCCTGAGAGCAGCCTGTAG